A window of the Lactuca sativa cultivar Salinas chromosome 5, Lsat_Salinas_v11, whole genome shotgun sequence genome harbors these coding sequences:
- the LOC111913255 gene encoding uncharacterized protein LOC111913255, translating to MNPRSSSTAYGVRSFATLLICRYRVSQGSSIGVPAHKHISGDMRLSKMGYGIGNSMHQALTISRGNSTKRPESKMEQEDTLHILPSDPASPKPSIFYWVKWVLGTILPLLFSSWKQKWDNILKLEDKLEEVVKEVEEVAEVVEKVASTTEKLSAEVAENLNNGEMREIALMVEHVSSVTVKDARMTQNFLHKVGDLKQDLAELENLVESAKDKMEHKK from the exons ATGAATCCAAGAAGCTCTTCAACAGCTTATGGTGTCCGTAGCTTTGCCACCTTGCTGATATGCCGCTATAGAGTTAGTCAGGGGAGCTCAATCGGTGTTCCGGCCCACAAGCATATCAGCGGAGATATGAGGCTTTCCAAGATGGGGTAtggcattggtaactcaatgcaTCAAGCCCTAACCATTTCCCGTGGCAATTCTACAAAAAGACCAGAGTCTAAAAT GGAACAGGAAGATACCTTACATATTCTGCCGTCTGATCCAGCTTCTCCAAAGCCTAGCATCTTTTATTG GGTAAAATGGGTTTTGGGCACGATCTTGCCCTTGCTCTTCTCATCATGGAAGCAAAAATGGGACAACATTCTAAAGCTAGAAG ATAAGCTGGAAGAGGTTGTTAAAGAGGTTGAGGAAGTGGCTGAGGTGGTAGAAAAAGTTGCGTCCACAACCGAAAAATTATCAGCAGAGGTTGCAGAGAATCTAAACAATGGTGAAATGAGAGAAATTGCTCTGATGGTAGAACATGTATCTAGTGTTACTGTAAAGGATGCTCGAATGACCCAAAATTTCCTCCACAAG GTTGGTGATCTGAAGCAAGACTTGGCAGAGTTGGAGAATTTGGTAGAATCCGCCAAAGATAAAATGGAACACAAAAAGTAG